GGCTTGGACGTTGGAGGCGAGGACGATGAAAGTCCTGAGCGCCCCGTGAGGAAACCCTGAAAACCGTGGCCAGCCTCTACAGTTTCGGCCCTTTCGTGCTGGAGCCTGCGAACCGCCGCCTGTCTGTCGACGGGCGGCCGGTGGAGTTGTCTGGACGCTATCTGGACGCGTTGGTGCTACTGGTCGTCGAGGAAGGGCGGCTGGTGACCAAGGCGCGGCTTCTGGACGAGGTCTGGAAAGGCGTTCCGGTCACGGAAGAGGCGTTGACCCAGTGCGTACGATCTCTGCGCAAGGCGCTTGGAGACGAGGCGGGACGGCCAAGGTTCATCGAGACCGTGCCACGGCATGGCTATCGGTTCATCGCGTCGGTGACCGCCGCTGAAGCGCATGACGCCAACACCGATGCGGCGCGGTTCGAGCCGCGTCCAGGACGTGATCGGCGCGAAGCCCTGGCGCGCTTCCTGAGCATGGGCCGAGCCGGCCTAATCGGCGGCGGCGCCGCCGGACTGGTTGGCGGCCTGGCCTATGGCTTCGCAGGCGTTGCGGAGGGCGGCGCCGGCGGCGCGCTGTCCGGCCTGGTCGTGCTCGCCGCTCTGACGGCCGTCATCGGCATGATCGGCGGCTCGAGCGTCGGTTTCGGCGTCGGCGTGGCGGCCTTCGCAACGCGATACCGGGGGGCGTGGCAGGCTTTGGGCGGCGCGTGCGGCGGAATGCTCATCGGCGGCCTGGTCAGGCTGGCGGGGCTGGACGCCTTTGCTCTGCTGTTCGGATCAGCGCCAAAGGCCATGACAGGCGCCGGCGAGGGCATGGCGCTGGGCGCCGCGATCGGCGTCGGGGTCTGGATCACGCAGGCGCGGCGACGGCGGACGGCCCTGCTGACCGGCGCCCTTCTGACGGGGGCCGCAGGTGCGGGCGCGGCGCTGCTGGGC
The DNA window shown above is from Caulobacter sp. FWC26 and carries:
- a CDS encoding transcriptional regulator, encoding MASLYSFGPFVLEPANRRLSVDGRPVELSGRYLDALVLLVVEEGRLVTKARLLDEVWKGVPVTEEALTQCVRSLRKALGDEAGRPRFIETVPRHGYRFIASVTAAEAHDANTDAARFEPRPGRDRREALARFLSMGRAGLIGGGAAGLVGGLAYGFAGVAEGGAGGALSGLVVLAALTAVIGMIGGSSVGFGVGVAAFATRYRGAWQALGGACGGMLIGGLVRLAGLDAFALLFGSAPKAMTGAGEGMALGAAIGVGVWITQARRRRTALLTGALLTGAAGAGAALLGGRLMGGSLAALEAQFPDARLNLGHLGALFGEPTFGAISQAVTAGLEGALFGAAMVLALRLEQQQQSREPLPDGR